Within the Thermococcus sp. M39 genome, the region CTCGTTTAAGCTCTTGTAGTGCTCGTTTATTGAGTGATAAGCTAAGGTAACGGGTCCCGGAAGGACGGCTTTGAGAGTGGCTTCCGGATAAACTTCCTCTTGGATTCCCTTCGCTATATTAATCCATTCCGGAATTGGATTTTCTCTGAGTGAGAGCTCACCTTTAACGATGGGGGAGCGATAGAAGAAGTTGTTCTCGTAGAACTTGAAGAGCCCGTTCACCTCAATGCCGTCAATGAACTTTATCAGCGGATTGAATATGTCATCCCAGCGGTAAAGTCCGTCGGTGATGATTTTTATACCTGCATCCGCAAGCTTTTTAAAAGCCCTCCTTGTGTGCTCCCTGTAAGCTTTTTCAATCTCTTCCTCGCTGAGTCTTCCTATATAATACTGCTCGAGCTTCTTGGCTAAGCTTACGGGTCTTGGAAGGCTCCCTATTAGAGCGGGAACAACCTTCATCTCAGCACCTCCTCAACTTTTTTATAGGCCTCTTTCCAAAGGGTGAGCCATTCATCCAAGCTATGGGAGAGAACGATTAGATTGACACCTCCAAAATCGAGCGATTTAACTTCCTCAAGGACATCCTCAAAGGAATCCCCTGTCTCAATTCCCATCCTCTCCAAGACTGGAATCAAATCCTCCTTCAGCGGATAGAGCAGGGAAACATCAACATCAGCTTCAAGCTTTGTATATTTCTTTGCTTCGCTCAATATCTCTTCTATTCTCCTCACGGCTTTCCTCGTAGCAACAACCTGCGTGAAGAAAAGTTCGGCTCCAGCTATGAGCTTTCTTGCAGCTCTCTTGCTCTCAAGCTTAACTGGGTAATTGGGGTTGAGCGTAGCTGTTATTACTGGTCTCTCGCTGAGATTAGCGTCGAGGACTTCCTTTGTAGGAAGAACTCCCGAAAAGATTAGCTTTGCCAATCGAATTAGATTTGATGAATCAAGGTCAAACACAGCTTTGCTCGGCAACATTAAGCTCGGCCAGTCTCCCGTGGTTAAGAGAACCGCTTCAAATCTGAAGAGCAGAGCTGTCTTGAGCTCTGCCGTCAGCGCTGATAAATTTCTGTCCTTAGTAGTTATGTGAGGCATCACCTCCGCGCCAAGGGCTTTGAGATGAGTTGCCAATGCTGTTGACGAAAAGTGCGGATAGCCAAGGGGATTGTCCGGAATCGTGTAGAGCGTCGCTGGAACTTCCGAGAGAATCTTGATAATATCTTCCTCTTTCATTATTGCAGCCACAGGTGTTTCAACTGCTACAGCGCTTCCCTTCTCAAGGCGTCTCAGGAAGTTTGAGTGCTTAGCCTTGGACTCTTCCTTTGGAAGCTTTTCAAGCTCAAGGAGCAAAGGATGCTCATCAAAAAGCTGACCGTCCAAAACGCTTACTCTCTCCAGTACAGGCAGCCACGGACAAGCCCTTTCGTCGACCTCACACTTTCCTCTCATAGCCGTTCTGGTTAGCCGTAACTTTTGTAAATGGTGTGAACCTCGTTACGGCTAACCTTCCACCCTCCCATCTTCATTGGGTGGCTTTCGGGGGGAACGGGAACTCCCCACATCTTCGAGCTATTGACAGTCTCCATTCGGGCTTAAAACCCCACATACCGGAGACTGCCGCACCAGTAATAATTAGCACGCCACAAGTACTTAAAACTTTCCAAAAACAAAAACACTCAAACTTTACGATAGTTACTAACTACAAAACAGCTCTCCACACGAACCGTTCATTAGCTTCTTTGGGCATCCAGGAATTATGAGCTTAACCACCCCCTAAAGCCATGTCCAAATCTTCAATGAGCTCATCCTCATCTTCCAGTCCGACCGATAGACGTATCAAGCCAGGAGTTATTCCCAAAATATTCTTTTGCTCCTCTGTCATGCTCAATGCGGCACTCTTCACCGGATAAGTTGCAAGGCTCTCAACACCTCCAAGTGATGGCGAAGGGAATATCACCCTTAAGGAAGCAAGGAATTTCTTTGCCTCATGCTCGTCCCCTACGTCAAATGCTAAGACGCCGCCAAATAACCTTCTCTCAAAAAGCCTTACGGCAAGCTCGTGGTAGGGATCTGTGCTCAAACCGGGATAGTGAACCTCCCTAACCCTTGGATGTTCACTTAAGAATTCGGCTATCGCTAAAGCTGTCCTGCTCTGTCTCTCAAACCTCAGCTCAAGGGTTTTCATCCCCCTCCTAATGAGCCAAGCTTCGATGGGTTGGATGATTCCACCTAATTTTCTCCTCCAGTGCCAGAGGGTTTCTGAAAGTTCATCGCCGTTCCATATCAAAGCACCTCCAAGAACATCGTTGTGCCCTGCTATGTATTTCGTGAGGCTCTCAATAACTATGTCCGCATGTCTGATAGCCTTGAATAGAAGGGGCGTTGTGAATGTGTTGTCTATCGCAACGAGAGCTCCAGCTTCATGGGCAGCTTTAGCAACCTCCACTGCATCTATCACTTTGAGTGTTGGATTTGTCATCACCTCGAAGAGGACAAGCCTCGTATTGGGTGTAATAGCCTCTATCAGGGATTCAGCGCTTGGATATGCAAGCTTAGCCTTAACGCCGAACTTGCCGAGCTCCTGAGCAAGTTGCAGCGTCGTTCCATATCCTTCAAGGGGGAAGACAACTTCATCGCCGCTCCTGAGCAAACCGAGATACAGAGCAGAGATCGCAGCCATCCCGCTGTTGAAAGCCAAAGCATCTCTTCCACCTTCAAGCTTCGCAATGGCTTTTTCAAGCTCCCTAACTGTCGGATTCTCCTCCCTGCTGTATTTGAGATCAAACCCTCTGTCACTAAGCTCTGCATCGCCCACCTGTCTGAAGACAACGGTTTGATATATGGGAGTGTGGAGAGGCTTCAGTTCAATCACCTCCATTAGTTTTTGAGTATAGTTCGCAGGAACTGTTTATATATTTTTCGACATATTTTTTGATAATAATTATTCCTTATAGTTATAAAACTTTAAGTAGTAATTCAAAAAGAGGCGTTTAAGAGGAGAGTTGGGATGATAAGACGAAAATAATGGGTGAATGATAAAAAGCCAGCTGGTGAGAAGTGAGCAACATTTAATGAGCGGGTGAGATAATCTGCTTTCAAGGTGTAATTGTTCTAAGGATGAATCAATTTGAAAAGCTCTTTTGGGTGAATTTTGGGAACAATTACACTCTGAAAGCCTCGCCCTTCAGGGCGGGGAGGAGGTCAGATGCTTGGTTTATCCTAGGTAGCTTTAAAAAGCTGGAAGTGTCAGTTTGTAAGGGGTTGCTATGGGGCTTGAAGAGGTTATAGAGTCTTTGGGGGGAGAGATGATTAATGTGGGGAAGCCTGTGAAGACTGTGGCTCAGGCGGTAAAGGCTACAGGGGTCTCTCCAAGGCAGATAATAAAATCCCTCGTGCTGATATCTGAAAAAGGGCCAATACTAGCAATAGTGGATGGTGAATCAAAAGTTAGCCTTGAAAAAATTAAGCAGCACTTTGGAGAAGTTAGGTTAGCCACTCCGGAAGAAGTTAAGGAGATAACCGGTTTTGAAGTAGGCGGTGTTCCCCCCGTGGGGATTAACATTAAGACAATTGTAGACCCTAAGGTTCTCGAAAATGAGTTTGTAATTGGCGGGGGCGGGAGAATAGACAAACTCTGCAAACTCAGTCCAAAAAAGATAGTCGAGTATCAGAAAGCCGAAATAATCGAGATCAGAGAATAATCACGACAACATGCCAGAAACCTAAACCTAACCCTCTGCTTATCCTGACAGTATCGGCGAGAAAGTAGATAGATTTTTAATGTTCTCTTTTTAATGTCTTTTTTAGGTGATAAATTGTGACAAGAAAGCTCTATTATGAAGATCCCTACCTAAAGGAAGCAAGAGCAAAAGTGCTTCAGATAAAGGACAGTGCCCTTCTTTTGGATCAAACGATATTTTATCCCACCGGAGGGGGCCAACCCCACGACACCGGAACCATAAATGGAGTTAGCGTTGTTGATGTCTACAAAGATGAGGAAGGAAACGTCTGGCATGTAGTCGAGAATCCAGAGGCTTTTAACGTTAGGGATGAAGTGGAGCTCAAACTGGACTGGGAGAGGAGATATAAACTGATGAGAGTCCATACAGCGTTACATCTCCTCGATCACGTTCTAGGCGAAGTTCTTGGAAAAGGAACCTGGCAACCGTACGGAAGCGGCATGAGTCCGGAAAAGGGACGTTATGACATAAGATACCCCGAGAACATTAACCAGTATAAAGAAAAGATAATTGAGCTGTTCAACAAATACGTAGATGAAGGCGGAGAAGTAAAAATCTGGTGGGAAGGAGAAACGAGACTTACCCAGATTAGAGACTTTGAAGTCCTTCCTTGCGGAGGAACCCATGTAAAAGACATTAAAGAGATCGGACACTTGAAAAAGCTCAAACGCTCGAGCATAGGGAAAGGAGCACAGAGAATAGAGATATGGCTGGAATGAACCCTTTTCTTTTTTGTCCGAATTTTGTCATGAATACATACTGTTAGAATAACTGTGGTATCATCTCCTGAAGCCATTCAATAATATCCCGGGCGGCCTGTCAAACCGAGAATGAACCCTGACAAAATTATGCCAGAAGGCAAACAGGAAAACAAACTTGTGAACCCTGTGCCAGTCCTTACTCCTGAAATTATTCCAGAAACGCTTCGTCCGCTCCTTAGCAGTCCTGAACCAGCGCTCAATACTGTTTCTCGGCCCGAAGGTTACATGAACAAAATCCACTCTTAGAGACTTAAAAGCAGACTTATACCACACGGCTTTATCAACCAGAAAAACAGGCTGATTCTCGCAGGATTTTAAAACAACCAGAATAAAGTCTCGGGCAACCCACCAGTTTCTAACAGTTGTGATCCAAACAGCCAAAACTTCTCTGCTCTCAACGTCAATTGCCACCCAGAGGAATCTTTTTCTCCCGTTGATTTTTATTACAGTCTCGTCAACTGCGATAAAATTCCTCTGTTTTTTGACTGCGAGGAGTTTTGGCTTGTAAATTGTTTCTGCGAGTTTTTGGACTGTTTCCCAGACTGTTACGTGGCTGATTCCAAGGATTCTGGCGACTTGTCTGTAGCTGAAGCCTTTCAGGTATAATTCTGCTGCTCTGATTTTCTTTTCTGATACTGTTAAGATAAACTGATAAATAATACCAAGGACTTTATCCTGACGGTATCCTTTTTGTGAAGACTGACCTCCCCCACTTTGAAGGGCGAGACTTTCGAAAGACGCTTAAATCTCCTCTATATTTCCTCAACATCTAAGTTTTGAAAATGTCTGCCAAACGTATATATCCGTATACAAAATGCTTATATATTTGTATTACAAATATGTCCTTGGGTGAATTACGTGGGGAATGTTATTAGTATTCGCGTTCCGCCAGAGATTAAGCACGAAATGGACAAGTTAAAGGGTGAAGTTAACTGGAGCGAGGAAATTAGGGAGTTCATAAAAAAGAAAATCAAAGAGTACAAAAAGAAAAAAGCCCTCCAAGAAGTTGTAGCCTACATACAAACCTTACCTACGGCACCAAAAGGAACAGCACAAAAGTTAGTGAGGGAGGATCGTGATAGTCATTGACTCTTCAGCTTTTTCAAAGTTTTTAATGAAGGAAGAAGGTTGGGAAAAAGTAGTCCCCTACCTGGACCCACGCTTAGAGCCACATGCAGTTGATATGCTGACTATTGAGACAACGAATGTGATATGGAAGTACATGAGAAAGTACAGGCTAATAACGAGGGAGCAGGCCTTAGGACTTTACGAGCAGATGACAAAGCTCGTGAGGGAGGAAGTGATAATATTAGAGCCAAGTGAGAAATATTTGCAGGAAGCTTTGAAAATTGCCATGGATTATGACCTTTCCATTTATGACAGCTTGTTTTTAGCACAAGCAAGGAGCTTGAGAACTAAATTAATCACGAGCGATAAAGGACAAGAAGAAGTAGCAAAAGAGATGGGACTAGAAGCAACATATATATAGACTGACCTCCTCCCCTCAAATGTGAGAAAAGGTTTAAAATGCTTATTCTCTGTTAAGTTTGTTTGTGTTAACTTAGGATTGGTGGAATCATGAGAGAGGAGAGGAAGGCAGAATTAATGCTAATCCTACTCACCTTCATCTGGGGATGGACATTCCCACTAATGAAAATCAGCTTAAATTACATTCCCCCAATCACATTCCTAGCCTACCGCTTCGGCCTAGCAGTACTCCTAATGCTCCTCACATTCAAAACCTCACTATTCAAGGAAACCAAAACCATACCATACCCCCCGGGCTTGTTTTAGGATTAACCCTCTTCCTCGGCCAAGGCCTCCAAACAATCGGCTTAAAATACACGACCTCATCAAACTCAGCCTTCATAACATCCCTCTATGTTGTTTTCACACCATTCATAGGATACCTACTAATAAAAGAGAAAGTTGAAATCAGGTCACTAGTTTCCCTAAGCCTAGCTTTAATTGGCCTCTACCTAATTTCTGAAATAGATTTAAACAGCATGCGGGTTAATTTTGGCGACTTCTTAACCCTCCTCTGCGCCATAGCCTTCGCCTTTCAAATAGTTTTGGTCCAAAAGTATTCGAGGGAGTTTGACCACACAGCCTTGGCTTTTTATCAAATACTTTGGGCCTTCATTTTCTACCTAGCAT harbors:
- a CDS encoding cystathionine gamma-synthase family protein, which codes for MEVIELKPLHTPIYQTVVFRQVGDAELSDRGFDLKYSREENPTVRELEKAIAKLEGGRDALAFNSGMAAISALYLGLLRSGDEVVFPLEGYGTTLQLAQELGKFGVKAKLAYPSAESLIEAITPNTRLVLFEVMTNPTLKVIDAVEVAKAAHEAGALVAIDNTFTTPLLFKAIRHADIVIESLTKYIAGHNDVLGGALIWNGDELSETLWHWRRKLGGIIQPIEAWLIRRGMKTLELRFERQSRTALAIAEFLSEHPRVREVHYPGLSTDPYHELAVRLFERRLFGGVLAFDVGDEHEAKKFLASLRVIFPSPSLGGVESLATYPVKSAALSMTEEQKNILGITPGLIRLSVGLEDEDELIEDLDMALGGG
- a CDS encoding 5,10-methylenetetrahydrofolate reductase gives rise to the protein MRGKCEVDERACPWLPVLERVSVLDGQLFDEHPLLLELEKLPKEESKAKHSNFLRRLEKGSAVAVETPVAAIMKEEDIIKILSEVPATLYTIPDNPLGYPHFSSTALATHLKALGAEVMPHITTKDRNLSALTAELKTALLFRFEAVLLTTGDWPSLMLPSKAVFDLDSSNLIRLAKLIFSGVLPTKEVLDANLSERPVITATLNPNYPVKLESKRAARKLIAGAELFFTQVVATRKAVRRIEEILSEAKKYTKLEADVDVSLLYPLKEDLIPVLERMGIETGDSFEDVLEEVKSLDFGGVNLIVLSHSLDEWLTLWKEAYKKVEEVLR
- a CDS encoding alanyl-tRNA editing protein, producing the protein MTRKLYYEDPYLKEARAKVLQIKDSALLLDQTIFYPTGGGQPHDTGTINGVSVVDVYKDEEGNVWHVVENPEAFNVRDEVELKLDWERRYKLMRVHTALHLLDHVLGEVLGKGTWQPYGSGMSPEKGRYDIRYPENINQYKEKIIELFNKYVDEGGEVKIWWEGETRLTQIRDFEVLPCGGTHVKDIKEIGHLKKLKRSSIGKGAQRIEIWLE
- a CDS encoding DMT family transporter, with amino-acid sequence MGLKYTTSSNSAFITSLYVVFTPFIGYLLIKEKVEIRSLVSLSLALIGLYLISEIDLNSMRVNFGDFLTLLCAIAFAFQIVLVQKYSREFDHTALAFYQILWAFIFYLACSLLFGEIKLPKNYVPWVGILYTSVFATVVGFLIQVKYQKRTKVQRAAIIYSAEPIFGHLTSLVLLGEVLSVRGYLGAFVILLAILWQELQGKSNRGEK
- a CDS encoding aminoacyl-tRNA deacylase; this encodes MGLEEVIESLGGEMINVGKPVKTVAQAVKATGVSPRQIIKSLVLISEKGPILAIVDGESKVSLEKIKQHFGEVRLATPEEVKEITGFEVGGVPPVGINIKTIVDPKVLENEFVIGGGGRIDKLCKLSPKKIVEYQKAEIIEIRE
- a CDS encoding type II toxin-antitoxin system VapC family toxin — protein: MIVIDSSAFSKFLMKEEGWEKVVPYLDPRLEPHAVDMLTIETTNVIWKYMRKYRLITREQALGLYEQMTKLVREEVIILEPSEKYLQEALKIAMDYDLSIYDSLFLAQARSLRTKLITSDKGQEEVAKEMGLEATYI